A window from Streptomyces sp. NBC_00271 encodes these proteins:
- a CDS encoding response regulator, with protein MAIRVLLVDDQPLLRTGFRMILEAEQDLAVVGEAGDGLQALDQVRALQPDVVLMDIRMPRMDGVEATRQITGPGRDGPAKVLVLTTFDLDEYVVEALRAGASGFLLKDAPANELVQAIRVVAAGEAMLAPSITRRLLDKYAGHLPSGDEPVPDTLHTLTEREVEVLKLVARGLSNAEIAADLFVSETTVKTHVGHVLTKLGLRDRVQAAVYAYESGLVRPGAQQ; from the coding sequence GTGGCCATCCGCGTCCTACTGGTCGACGACCAGCCGCTGCTGCGTACCGGCTTCCGGATGATTCTGGAGGCGGAGCAGGACCTCGCGGTCGTCGGCGAGGCCGGGGACGGTCTGCAGGCACTGGATCAGGTACGTGCGCTGCAGCCCGATGTGGTTCTGATGGACATCCGTATGCCGAGGATGGACGGGGTGGAGGCGACCCGGCAGATCACCGGGCCGGGTCGGGACGGACCGGCCAAGGTGCTGGTCCTGACGACCTTCGACCTCGACGAGTACGTGGTGGAGGCGCTGCGCGCCGGGGCCAGCGGCTTCCTCCTCAAGGACGCGCCGGCCAATGAGCTGGTGCAGGCGATCCGGGTGGTCGCCGCGGGCGAGGCGATGCTCGCGCCGAGCATCACCCGTCGGCTTCTCGACAAGTACGCGGGTCATCTGCCGTCCGGCGACGAGCCGGTGCCCGACACGCTGCACACCCTGACCGAGCGGGAGGTCGAGGTCCTGAAGCTGGTGGCGCGCGGCCTGTCGAACGCGGAGATCGCCGCCGACCTGTTCGTCAGCGAGACCACCGTCAAGACGCATGTGGGCCACGTGCTCACCAAGTTGGGGCTGCGCGACCGGGTGCAGGCCGCGGTGTACGCGTACGAGAGCGGGTTGGTGCGCCCGGGCGCACAGCAGTAA
- a CDS encoding ABC transporter substrate-binding protein — translation MNMRNQWPVLSVATGLAAGLLAGCGSQTGDTGSTGSSLVMGMSDDVLAIDPASGYDPGSWLLFNNVFQSLLSFPNGGTEPVPEAAKECAFSDATTKVYKCTLQDGLKFSNGDALTSEDVKFSFDRILKIDDASGPAVMFPMLDTVQTPDAKTVVFRLKYADATFPSKIASGAGSIVDHQQYADNGLRRDNQAVGSGPYKLDSFGKDQAVFSVNDSYQGTAKAKNSGITLKFFHGDQTALKKALLNHQVDIAYRGLAADDIADISNDTSTGRGVNVVEGTSAEVQHMVFNMDDPVAGKLGVRKAIAYLLDREALVNKVYEDTATPLYSIVPAGVTGHNTAFFDRYGARPSRTKAAAALRAEGITGKVRLTLWSTPSRYGPATDQEFRAIAQQLNASGLFDATVKSVAYDQYEKDIAKGKYGVYVKGWVPDYPDPDNFTAPFFGKGNVLSNHYTNSTITGRLIPKTAAQSDRSSTDIEYGKIQDIVAEDLPVLPIWQAKQYAIVRDNVYGLENCLDASTVFRFWEISKD, via the coding sequence GTGAACATGCGCAACCAGTGGCCAGTCCTGTCCGTCGCGACGGGGCTGGCCGCCGGTCTGCTCGCCGGCTGCGGCTCGCAGACGGGCGACACCGGCAGCACCGGCTCCTCCCTGGTGATGGGGATGTCCGACGACGTCCTGGCCATCGACCCGGCTTCCGGCTACGACCCGGGATCCTGGCTGTTGTTCAACAACGTCTTCCAGTCGTTGCTGAGCTTCCCCAACGGCGGTACGGAGCCGGTTCCCGAGGCGGCCAAGGAGTGCGCGTTCTCCGACGCCACGACCAAGGTCTACAAGTGCACGCTCCAGGACGGCCTGAAGTTCAGCAACGGTGACGCCCTCACCTCCGAGGACGTCAAGTTCTCCTTCGACCGCATTCTGAAGATCGACGACGCCTCCGGTCCGGCCGTCATGTTCCCCATGCTCGACACGGTCCAGACCCCGGACGCGAAGACCGTCGTCTTCCGGCTGAAGTACGCCGACGCCACCTTCCCCAGCAAGATCGCCTCCGGCGCCGGCTCGATCGTGGACCACCAGCAGTACGCGGACAACGGGCTGCGCAGGGACAACCAGGCGGTCGGCTCGGGCCCGTACAAGCTGGACTCCTTCGGCAAGGACCAGGCCGTCTTCTCGGTCAACGACAGCTACCAGGGCACCGCCAAGGCGAAGAACTCCGGCATCACGCTGAAGTTCTTCCACGGCGACCAGACCGCCCTGAAGAAGGCGCTGCTGAACCACCAGGTCGACATCGCCTACCGAGGTCTCGCCGCCGACGACATCGCGGACATCAGCAACGACACCTCCACCGGCAGGGGCGTCAACGTCGTCGAGGGCACCAGCGCCGAGGTCCAGCACATGGTCTTCAACATGGACGACCCGGTTGCCGGCAAACTCGGCGTGCGCAAGGCCATCGCCTATCTGCTCGACCGCGAGGCCCTGGTCAACAAGGTCTACGAGGACACCGCGACGCCGCTGTACTCGATCGTCCCGGCCGGTGTCACCGGCCACAACACGGCCTTCTTCGACCGCTACGGAGCCCGCCCCTCGAGGACGAAGGCCGCCGCCGCGCTCCGGGCCGAGGGCATCACCGGCAAGGTCAGGCTCACGCTCTGGTCGACCCCCTCGCGCTACGGCCCCGCCACCGACCAGGAGTTCAGGGCGATCGCCCAGCAGCTCAACGCCAGCGGACTGTTCGACGCGACCGTGAAGTCCGTCGCGTACGACCAGTACGAGAAGGACATCGCCAAGGGCAAGTACGGCGTGTACGTGAAGGGCTGGGTGCCCGACTACCCGGACCCCGACAACTTCACGGCCCCCTTCTTCGGCAAGGGCAACGTGCTGAGCAACCACTACACGAACAGCACGATCACCGGGCGGCTCATCCCGAAGACGGCCGCCCAGAGCGACCGCTCCTCGACCGACATCGAGTACGGCAAGATCCAGGACATCGTGGCCGAGGACCTCCCGGTCCTCCCGATCTGGCAGGCCAAGCAGTACGCGATCGTGCGGGACAACGTCTACGGCCTCGAGAACTGCCTCGACGCCTCGACGGTGTTCCGCTTCTGGGAGATCAGCAAGGACTGA
- a CDS encoding ABC transporter substrate-binding protein, whose product MNRKTLVLPAVVGLLAPVLAACGGSDSGGSGGDAIVVGTTDRFTASKDAPAPLDPAYAYDVGTWNILRQTVQTLMVQPRGDGDPQPEAAESCGFTDSGNERYACTLRDGLKFASGDPITAKDVKFSIDRAMSLKADSGVFALLSTVDTVETQGDRQVIFHLKTADATFPFKLSTPVAGIVNPKDYEKGKLRDGFTVDGSGPYTLQADVKNDEAVKITFSKNPNYKGLLKPKNDKVEMRSFESADAMGDALNKGDIDLMTRAMTPEQITKLGAAGATGKIDLVEMPGLEIRYLGFNTNDPSVKSKAVRQAMAEVINRGELVSKVYGSQAEPLFSMVPATITGHSNSFFNKYGDPSVSKATSTLNKASITTPVKLTLHYTTDHYGSATAKEFEVLKQQLNSSGLFSVEIKGEPWTTFRPAEKKNEYQVYGMGWFPDFPDADNYLAPFLDKDNTLGSPYVNSTIRGTLIPESRREADRLTASKSLTEIQDKVADDVPLLPLWQGKQYIAARDDITGTEWALNSSSTLQLWELGRGVGG is encoded by the coding sequence ATGAACCGCAAGACTTTGGTGCTGCCGGCCGTTGTCGGCTTGCTCGCCCCGGTGCTCGCCGCGTGTGGCGGTTCCGACAGCGGGGGAAGCGGCGGCGACGCGATCGTCGTGGGCACCACGGACCGGTTCACCGCATCGAAGGATGCCCCGGCTCCTCTCGACCCGGCGTACGCGTACGACGTCGGCACCTGGAACATCCTGCGCCAGACCGTGCAGACGCTGATGGTCCAGCCGCGCGGTGACGGCGACCCCCAGCCCGAGGCCGCCGAGAGCTGCGGATTCACCGACTCCGGCAACGAGCGCTACGCCTGCACGCTGCGCGACGGACTGAAGTTCGCGAGCGGTGACCCGATCACCGCCAAGGACGTGAAGTTCTCGATCGACCGCGCGATGTCGCTCAAGGCCGACAGCGGTGTGTTCGCGCTGCTGTCCACCGTCGACACCGTGGAGACGCAGGGCGACCGCCAGGTGATCTTCCACCTGAAGACCGCGGACGCCACCTTCCCGTTCAAGCTGTCGACCCCGGTCGCCGGCATCGTGAACCCGAAGGACTACGAGAAGGGCAAGCTGCGCGACGGCTTCACCGTCGACGGCTCCGGCCCGTACACCCTCCAGGCCGACGTCAAGAACGACGAGGCCGTCAAGATCACCTTCAGCAAGAACCCGAACTACAAGGGTCTGTTGAAGCCGAAGAACGACAAGGTCGAGATGCGCTCCTTCGAGAGCGCCGACGCCATGGGCGACGCGCTCAACAAGGGCGACATCGACCTCATGACCCGCGCGATGACGCCGGAGCAGATCACCAAGCTCGGCGCCGCCGGTGCGACCGGCAAGATCGACCTGGTCGAGATGCCCGGCCTCGAGATCCGCTACCTCGGCTTCAACACCAACGACCCGTCGGTGAAGAGCAAGGCCGTCCGCCAGGCCATGGCCGAGGTCATCAACCGCGGCGAGCTCGTCTCCAAGGTGTACGGATCCCAGGCCGAGCCGCTGTTCTCGATGGTCCCGGCCACCATCACGGGTCACTCCAACTCGTTCTTCAACAAGTACGGCGACCCGAGCGTCTCCAAGGCCACCTCGACGCTGAACAAGGCCAGCATCACCACCCCGGTGAAGCTCACCCTGCACTACACGACCGACCACTACGGCTCGGCCACCGCGAAGGAGTTCGAGGTGCTGAAGCAGCAGCTCAACTCCAGCGGCCTGTTCAGTGTCGAGATCAAGGGCGAGCCCTGGACGACGTTCCGCCCGGCCGAGAAGAAGAACGAGTACCAGGTCTACGGCATGGGATGGTTCCCCGACTTCCCGGACGCCGACAACTACCTGGCGCCGTTCCTCGACAAGGACAACACCCTCGGCTCCCCGTACGTGAACTCGACGATCCGCGGCACGCTGATCCCGGAGTCCCGCCGCGAGGCCGACCGTCTCACCGCGTCGAAGAGCCTCACCGAGATCCAGGACAAGGTGGCCGACGACGTGCCGCTCCTGCCGCTGTGGCAGGGCAAGCAGTACATCGCCGCGCGGGACGACATCACGGGCACCGAGTGGGCGCTCAACTCCTCCTCCACGCTCCAGCTGTGGGAGCTCGGCCGCGGCGTGGGCGGCTGA
- a CDS encoding HAD family hydrolase, translating into MTTTVPALGTRTAEGSALQAVLLDMDGTLVDTEGFWWDVEVEIFRTLGHTLDDSWRHVVVGGPMTRSAGFLIEATGADITLAELTVLLNDGFEDRIDRALPLMPGAARLLAELAAHEIPTALVSASHRRIIDRVLASLGPQYFALTVAGDEVERTKPFPDPYLLAASGLGAEPARCAVIEDTATGVAAAEAAGCHVVAVPSVAPIAPAVRRTVVTSLEDVDLPFLRGLMTEMR; encoded by the coding sequence ATGACCACTACGGTTCCCGCGCTCGGTACCCGTACGGCCGAAGGCTCAGCGCTGCAGGCCGTGCTCCTGGACATGGACGGCACCCTGGTGGACACCGAGGGGTTCTGGTGGGATGTCGAGGTCGAGATCTTCCGGACGCTCGGGCACACCCTCGACGACTCCTGGCGCCATGTGGTGGTCGGCGGACCCATGACCCGCAGCGCGGGCTTCCTGATCGAGGCCACCGGGGCCGACATCACGCTCGCCGAGCTCACGGTGCTGCTCAACGACGGTTTCGAGGACCGTATCGACCGGGCGCTGCCGCTGATGCCGGGGGCGGCCAGACTCCTCGCGGAGCTCGCCGCGCACGAGATCCCCACCGCCCTGGTCTCCGCCTCGCACCGGCGCATCATCGACCGTGTTCTGGCCTCCCTGGGCCCCCAGTACTTCGCGCTGACCGTCGCGGGCGACGAGGTGGAGCGGACCAAGCCCTTTCCCGACCCGTATCTGCTGGCGGCGTCCGGACTCGGCGCCGAACCGGCCCGGTGCGCCGTCATCGAGGACACCGCCACGGGTGTCGCCGCCGCAGAGGCCGCGGGCTGCCACGTGGTCGCCGTCCCCTCCGTCGCACCGATCGCCCCCGCCGTCCGGCGCACGGTCGTGACCTCCCTGGAAGACGTCGACCTGCCCTTTCTCCGTGGTCTGATGACGGAAATGCGCTAG
- the metH gene encoding methionine synthase, with translation MASLPNPSLSSELAENRTRIAALREALAERVVVADGAMGTMLQAQDPTLEDFENLEGCNEILNITRPDIVRSVHEAYFEVGVDCVETNTFGANHSAMAEYEISDRVHELSEAGARIAREVADEFAGRDGRQRWVLGSIGPGTKLPTLGHIGFHALRDGFQANAEGLIAGGADALIVETTQDLLQTKSSILGARRALDALGADLPLLVSLAFETTGTMLLGSEIGAALTALEPLGIDMIGLNCSTGPAEMSEHLRYLARHSRIPLLCMPNAGLPILTKDGAYFPLTPPEMADAQETFVQQYGLSLVGGCCGSTPEHLRQVVERVRGMAPAQRRPQPEPGAASLYQTVPFRQDTAYMAIGERTNANGSKKFREAMLEARWDDCVEMARDQIREGAHMLDLCVDYVGRDGVADMRELAGRFATASTLPIVLDSTEVDVLRAGLEKLGGRAVINSVNYEDGDGPESRFTKVTRLAQEHGAALIALTIDEEGQARTVETKIAIAERLIEDLTTNWGIHESDILIDALTFTICTGQEESRKDGIATIEAIRELKRRRPDVQTTLGLSNISFGLNPAARILLNSVFLDECVKAGLDSAIVHASKILPIARFTEEEVQTALDLIHDRRAEGYDPLQKLMALFEGATTKSLKAGKAEELAALPLDERLKRRIIDGEKNGLEADLAEALQTRPALDIVNETLLDGMKVVGELFGSGQMQLPFVLQSAEVMKSAVAYLEPHMEKSDAEGKGTIVLATVRGDVHDIGKNLVDIILSNNGYNVVNLGIKQPVSAILDAAEEHRADVIGMSGLLVKSTVIMKENLEELNQRGLSAEYPVILGGAALTRAYVEQDLYEIYEGEVRYARDAFEGLRLMDALIGVKRGVPGAVLPELKQRRVRATAPTVVEERPEEGHVRSDVAVDNPVPTPPFWGTRVIKGIQLKEYASWLDEGALFKGQWGLKQARAGDGPTYEELVETEGRPRLRGLLDKLQTDNLLEAAVVYGYFPCVSKDDDLIILDEQGNERTRFTFPRQRRGRRLCLADFFRPEESGERDVVGLQVVTVGSRIGEETAKLFEANSYRDYLELHGLSVQLAEALAEYWHARVRSELGFAGEDPSAIEDMFDLKYRGARFSLGYGACPDLEDRAKIARLLEPERIGVHLSEEFQLHPEQSTDAIVIHHPEAKYFNAR, from the coding sequence ATGGCTTCGTTGCCGAACCCGTCCCTTTCGTCCGAGCTTGCCGAGAACCGGACTCGCATCGCAGCCCTCCGCGAGGCGCTCGCCGAGCGCGTCGTGGTCGCCGACGGCGCTATGGGCACGATGCTGCAGGCGCAGGATCCGACGCTGGAGGACTTCGAGAACCTCGAGGGCTGCAACGAGATTCTGAACATCACGCGCCCCGACATCGTCCGTTCCGTCCACGAGGCCTACTTCGAGGTGGGCGTGGACTGCGTGGAGACGAACACCTTCGGCGCCAACCACTCGGCCATGGCCGAGTACGAGATCTCCGACCGCGTGCACGAGCTGTCCGAGGCGGGCGCCCGCATCGCCCGCGAGGTGGCCGACGAGTTCGCCGGCCGCGACGGCCGCCAGCGGTGGGTGCTGGGCTCCATCGGCCCCGGTACGAAGCTGCCGACCCTCGGCCACATCGGCTTCCACGCGCTGCGCGACGGCTTCCAGGCGAACGCCGAGGGCCTGATCGCCGGCGGCGCGGACGCCCTGATCGTCGAGACCACCCAGGACCTCCTCCAGACCAAGTCGTCCATCCTCGGCGCCCGCCGGGCCCTGGACGCGCTCGGGGCCGACCTGCCGCTGCTGGTCTCCCTCGCCTTCGAGACGACCGGCACGATGCTGCTGGGCTCGGAGATCGGCGCCGCGCTGACCGCGCTGGAGCCGCTGGGCATCGACATGATCGGCCTGAACTGCTCCACCGGCCCCGCCGAGATGAGCGAGCACCTGCGCTACCTCGCCCGCCACTCCCGCATCCCGCTGCTGTGCATGCCGAACGCCGGGCTGCCCATCCTCACCAAGGACGGGGCCTACTTCCCGCTGACCCCGCCCGAGATGGCGGACGCGCAGGAGACCTTCGTCCAGCAGTACGGCCTGTCCCTGGTCGGCGGCTGCTGCGGCAGCACCCCCGAGCACCTGCGCCAGGTCGTCGAGCGCGTGCGCGGGATGGCACCGGCGCAGCGGCGCCCCCAGCCGGAGCCGGGCGCCGCCTCCCTCTACCAGACCGTCCCGTTCCGCCAGGACACCGCGTACATGGCGATCGGCGAGCGCACCAACGCCAACGGCTCGAAGAAGTTCCGCGAGGCCATGCTGGAGGCCCGCTGGGACGACTGCGTGGAGATGGCCCGCGACCAGATCCGCGAGGGCGCCCACATGCTCGACCTGTGCGTCGACTACGTCGGCCGGGACGGCGTCGCGGACATGCGGGAGCTCGCCGGACGCTTCGCCACCGCCTCCACGCTGCCCATCGTCCTGGACTCCACCGAGGTCGACGTCCTGCGCGCCGGCCTGGAGAAGCTCGGCGGCCGGGCCGTCATCAACTCCGTCAACTACGAGGACGGCGACGGCCCCGAGTCCCGCTTCACCAAGGTCACCCGGCTGGCGCAGGAGCACGGCGCCGCGCTGATCGCGCTGACCATCGACGAGGAGGGCCAGGCCCGTACCGTCGAGACCAAGATCGCCATCGCCGAACGGCTCATCGAGGACCTGACGACGAACTGGGGCATCCACGAGTCGGACATCCTCATCGACGCCCTGACCTTCACCATCTGCACCGGCCAGGAGGAGTCCCGCAAGGACGGCATCGCCACCATCGAGGCGATCCGCGAGCTCAAGCGCCGCCGCCCCGACGTGCAGACCACGCTGGGCCTGTCGAACATCTCCTTCGGTCTCAACCCGGCCGCCCGTATCCTGCTCAACTCGGTCTTCCTCGACGAGTGCGTCAAGGCGGGCCTGGACTCGGCGATCGTGCACGCGTCGAAGATCCTGCCGATCGCCCGCTTCACCGAGGAAGAGGTCCAGACAGCCCTGGACCTGATCCACGACCGCCGCGCCGAGGGCTACGACCCCCTCCAGAAGCTGATGGCGCTGTTCGAGGGCGCCACCACCAAGTCGCTGAAGGCGGGCAAGGCCGAGGAACTGGCCGCGCTGCCCCTGGACGAGCGACTCAAGCGGCGCATCATCGACGGCGAGAAGAACGGCCTCGAGGCCGACCTCGCCGAGGCCCTCCAGACCCGCCCCGCCCTCGACATCGTCAACGAGACGCTGCTCGACGGCATGAAGGTGGTCGGCGAGCTGTTCGGCTCCGGCCAGATGCAGTTGCCGTTCGTGCTCCAGTCCGCCGAGGTCATGAAGTCCGCGGTCGCCTACCTCGAACCGCACATGGAGAAGTCGGACGCCGAGGGCAAGGGCACCATCGTGCTGGCGACCGTGCGCGGCGACGTGCACGACATCGGCAAGAACCTCGTCGACATCATCCTGTCCAACAACGGCTACAACGTCGTCAACCTCGGCATCAAGCAACCGGTCTCCGCGATCCTGGACGCGGCCGAGGAACACCGGGCCGACGTCATCGGCATGTCGGGCCTGCTGGTCAAGTCCACGGTGATCATGAAGGAGAACCTGGAGGAGCTCAACCAGCGCGGTCTGTCCGCCGAGTACCCGGTCATCCTCGGCGGCGCCGCCCTGACGCGGGCGTACGTCGAGCAGGACCTGTACGAGATCTACGAGGGCGAAGTCCGCTACGCCCGGGACGCGTTCGAGGGTCTGCGCCTGATGGACGCGCTCATCGGGGTCAAGCGGGGCGTGCCGGGCGCCGTGCTGCCGGAGCTCAAGCAGCGCCGGGTGCGGGCCACCGCCCCGACGGTCGTCGAGGAGCGCCCGGAGGAGGGCCACGTCCGCTCGGACGTCGCCGTCGACAACCCGGTGCCCACCCCGCCCTTCTGGGGCACCCGTGTCATCAAGGGCATCCAGCTCAAGGAGTACGCCTCCTGGCTGGACGAGGGCGCGCTCTTCAAGGGCCAGTGGGGCCTGAAGCAGGCCCGTGCGGGCGACGGACCGACGTACGAGGAACTCGTCGAGACCGAGGGCCGGCCCCGGCTGCGCGGACTGCTGGACAAGCTCCAGACCGACAACCTGCTCGAAGCGGCCGTCGTCTACGGCTACTTCCCCTGTGTGTCCAAGGACGACGACCTGATCATCCTGGACGAACAGGGCAACGAGCGCACCCGCTTCACCTTCCCGCGCCAGCGCCGCGGACGGCGGCTGTGCCTGGCCGACTTTTTCCGGCCCGAGGAGTCCGGTGAGCGGGACGTCGTCGGCCTCCAGGTCGTCACGGTCGGCTCCCGCATCGGCGAGGAGACGGCCAAGCTCTTCGAGGCGAACTCCTACCGCGACTACCTCGAACTGCACGGCCTGTCCGTGCAGCTGGCCGAGGCCCTCGCCGAGTACTGGCACGCCCGCGTCCGCTCCGAGCTCGGCTTCGCCGGTGAGGACCCCTCGGCCATCGAGGACATGTTCGACCTCAAGTACCGCGGTGCCCGTTTCTCCCTCGGCTACGGCGCCTGCCCCGACCTGGAGGACCGCGCCAAGATCGCCCGACTCCTGGAGCCCGAGCGCATCGGCGTCCACCTCTCGGAGGAGTTCCAGCTGCACCCCGAGCAGTCCACGGACGCGATCGTGATCCACCACCCGGAGGCGAAGTACTTCAACGCGAGGTGA
- a CDS encoding IclR family transcriptional regulator encodes MARNIQSLERAAAMLRLLAGGERQLGLSDIASSLGLAKGTAHGILRTLQQEGFVEQDSVSGRYQLGAELLRLGTTYLDVHELRARALVWTDDLARSSGESVYLGVLHQHGVLIVHHVFRPDDSRQVLEVGAMQPLHSTALGKVLSAYDPVAHSEVLEAERKTFTPRTTVEPEQFEGVLDLTRARGYADDVEETWTGVASVAAPIHNRRRMPVGAVGIAGAVERICRDGEVRPELIAAVRDCARAVSRDLGAGRF; translated from the coding sequence ATGGCACGGAACATCCAGTCGCTCGAACGGGCGGCGGCGATGCTGCGGCTCCTCGCGGGCGGCGAGCGGCAGCTCGGCCTGTCCGACATCGCCTCCTCGCTGGGCCTGGCCAAGGGCACGGCCCACGGCATACTGCGCACCCTCCAGCAGGAGGGCTTCGTCGAACAGGACAGCGTCTCGGGGCGCTACCAGCTGGGCGCCGAGCTGCTGCGGCTCGGCACCACCTATCTCGACGTGCACGAGCTGCGCGCGCGGGCGCTGGTGTGGACCGACGACCTGGCCCGCTCCAGCGGCGAGAGCGTCTACCTGGGCGTGCTGCACCAACATGGCGTACTGATCGTGCACCATGTGTTCCGGCCCGACGACAGCCGTCAGGTGCTGGAGGTCGGTGCCATGCAGCCGCTGCACTCCACGGCCCTGGGCAAGGTCCTGTCGGCCTACGACCCGGTGGCGCACAGCGAGGTCCTGGAGGCCGAGCGGAAGACGTTCACACCTCGCACGACGGTCGAACCGGAGCAGTTCGAGGGGGTCCTCGACCTGACCCGCGCGCGGGGGTACGCCGACGACGTCGAGGAGACATGGACGGGCGTCGCCTCGGTCGCGGCACCCATCCACAACCGGCGGCGCATGCCGGTGGGCGCGGTGGGCATCGCGGGAGCCGTGGAGCGGATCTGCCGGGACGGCGAGGTGCGCCCCGAGCTGATCGCGGCGGTGCGGGACTGCGCCCGCGCGGTCTCCCGGGACCTGGGAGCCGGGCGGTTCTGA
- a CDS encoding MIP/aquaporin family protein yields MSSSDIFIGETIGTAILILLGGGVCAAVTLKASKARNAGWLAIAFGWGFAVLTAVYTSAPLSGAHLNPAVTLALTIKDGGWNNLPVYWGGQLLGAMIGATLVWVVYYGQFHAHLTDPGIVGASDAQAAGSKAVEAEEKGAGPVLGIFSTGPEIRNAVQNLATEIIATVVLVLAVLTQGLNDKGNGLGPLGALITALVVVSIGLSLGGPTGYAINPARDLGPRIVHALLPLPNKGGSDWSYAWVPVVGPLIGGAIAAGLYNVAFA; encoded by the coding sequence GTGTCCAGCTCCGACATCTTCATCGGCGAGACCATAGGTACCGCCATACTCATCCTGCTCGGCGGTGGCGTCTGTGCCGCCGTCACGCTGAAGGCCTCCAAGGCCAGAAACGCCGGCTGGCTCGCCATCGCCTTCGGGTGGGGCTTCGCGGTCCTCACGGCGGTCTACACCTCCGCGCCGCTGTCCGGCGCACACCTGAACCCGGCCGTGACGCTGGCGCTGACCATCAAGGACGGCGGCTGGAACAACCTGCCGGTGTACTGGGGCGGCCAGCTGCTCGGCGCGATGATCGGCGCCACGCTGGTCTGGGTCGTGTACTACGGACAGTTCCACGCGCACCTGACCGACCCCGGCATCGTGGGGGCTTCGGACGCGCAGGCCGCTGGTTCCAAGGCCGTCGAAGCCGAGGAGAAGGGCGCGGGTCCCGTACTCGGTATCTTCTCCACCGGCCCGGAGATCCGCAACGCGGTGCAGAACCTCGCCACGGAGATCATCGCGACCGTCGTGCTGGTGCTCGCGGTCCTCACGCAGGGTCTCAACGACAAGGGCAACGGCCTCGGCCCCCTGGGCGCCCTGATCACCGCGCTGGTGGTCGTCTCCATCGGCCTCTCCCTCGGTGGACCCACCGGCTACGCGATCAACCCGGCCCGTGACCTCGGCCCGCGCATCGTGCACGCGCTGCTCCCCCTGCCGAACAAGGGCGGCTCCGACTGGAGCTACGCCTGGGTTCCGGTCGTCGGTCCGCTGATCGGCGGCGCGATCGCTGCAGGCCTTTACAACGTCGCCTTTGCTTAA